The window CAGGACCCACACTCTGGCCTTCGGATACAGCACCAGATAGGCGCCCAGTACCCCGGCGATGGCTCCCGAGGCGCCGATCAGGGGGTCGCCGGAGTCGTCGTTGAGGAGCGCGAAGCCGTATCCGGCCGCGTAGCCGCAGACGACGTAGAAAAGGAAGTACCGCACATGGCCCATGCGGTCCTCGATGTTGTTGCCGAAGATCAGCAGGAAGAGCATGTTGCCGAGCAGGTGCAGCCAGCCGCCGTGCAGGAACATCGCGGTGAAGACCGACAGCAGGGGTGACTTGTCGTAGCCCGGCTCGCCGACGACACAGCCGGGGCCCTGCGGGCCGACCGCCACATCGCCGGTCGGGACCAGGCCGGGCATCTGATCGTGGATCAACTCCCGTGGTACGGCGGCGTAGTGGTCCAGGAACGCGTGCAGCTCGCAGGTCTGGGCGAGCCGGCTCGCCCCGGGCACGCCCACCGTGCCGGGCATGGCGAGGAAGACGAGGACGTTCGCGGCGATCAGGCCGTACGTCACCCATGGGGTGCTGCGTGCGGGGTTCACGTCATGGACGGGGATGACCACGAGTCTCTTCTTCCCTGGATGGGGTCCGGGAATCGGTGAACGCCGGGGTCTTTGCGTGCGTATGGCTTCTCAACCGGGTCTACGTGAGGACGGGCGATGAACGATCGAGTTGCTGCTTCGATGCATGCGCTGCCTGATGGTGAAGCGGAGCTCTCCGTGGTGGTGCGGCTTCCCTGGGAGGACGTCGCACGGCTGGGTCAGGAGGCGGGACGGCTCGCCGCGCAACTGGGGCGGCCGGTGACGCTGGACGAGGCCGTGAGCCACCGGCTGCGGTCCGCCCGGGTCTCCGCGGCGCATGCGAAGCCGGGCGGTGAGCAGCCGATCGCCGCTCCGTCCACTGCGTCCGTGGCTTCCTTGCCGCGGATCAGCGGGTCGGCTTAGGAGCCTTTCAACACCGCCTTCGTCGCCTTGCGGGCCGCCACCAGTACGGGATCCCACACCGGGCTGAACGGCGGGGCGTAGCCGAGGTCCAGGGACGTCATCCGGTCCACCGTCATGCCTGCCGTCAGGGCCACGGCCGCGATGTCGACCCGCTTGCCCGCGCCTTCCCGGCCGACGATCTGGACGCCCAGCAGGCGGCCCGTGCGGCGTTCGGCGAGCATCTTGACCGTCATGGCGGAGGCGCCGGGGTAGTAACCGGCCCGGCTGGTGGACTCGATGGTGGCCGTGACGTACTGGAGCCCCGCCCGGCGGGCGTCCTTCTCGCGCAGGCCCGTGCGGGCGATCTCCAGGTCGCAGACCTTGCTGACCGCGGTGCCGACCACACCGGGGAAGGTGGCGTAACCGCCGCCGACATTGGTGCCGATGACCTGGCCGTGCTTGTTGGCGTGGGTGCCCAGGGCGATATGGCGCTCCTGGCCGGAGACCAGGTCGAGGACCTCCACGCAGTCGCCGCCCGCCCAGATGTTCTCGTGGCCGCGCACCCGCATCCCGAGGTCGGTGAGCAGGCCCTGGTGCCGGCCCAGGGGCAGGCCCGCCACGCGCGCGAGCGTCGTCTCCGGGCGGACCCCGATGCCGAGGACGACGACGTCCGCCGGGTACTCGGCGTCCTCCGTGGCCACTGCGCGGACCCGGCCGTCGTCGCCGGTGAGCACCTTGGTGACCTCGGCGTCATCGACCATGGTGATGCCGAGGCCCGTCATGGCCTCGTGCACCAGCCGGCCCATGTCGGGATCGAGCGTGGACATCGGCTCCGAGCCACGGTTGACGACCGTCACCTCGTACCCGCGGTTGATCAGCGCCTCGGCCATCTCCACACCGATGTAACCGGCGCCGACCACGACCGCGCGCCGCCCACGCGTGCGTGCCAGCGTGTCCAGCAGGGCCTGGCCGTCGTCGAGGGTCTGCACCCCGTGCACCCCCGGCGCGTCGACGCCCGGCATGTCCGGGCGGATCGGGCGGGCCCCGGTCGCGATCACGAGTTTGTCGTACGACGTCCAGGACTCGGCCCCGGAATCGACGTCACGCGCGCGTACCCGCTGCCCGGCCACGTCGATCTCCATGACCTCGGTGCGCATGCGCAGATCGATGTCCCGCGCGCGGTGCTCCTCGGGCGTACGGGCGATCAGCTCGTCGCGCTCGGAAACCTCGCCGCCCACCCAGTAGGGGATGCCGCACGCCGAGTACGAGGAGAAGTGGCCGCGCTCGAAGGCCACGATCTCCAGTTCGTCGGCGCTCTTCATACGCCGTGCCTGCGACGCCGCGGACATCCCCGCGGCGTCGCCGCCGATCACGACCAGCCGTTCCCGCGTACCCCGCCCAAGGCTCATGTTCATGCGAACACGCTACGGGCGCAGATCATTTCGGGCTCGGGTTCAGTCCTCCTCGCGCGTGGGCTGCGGTGCCTGCCGGGCCGTCGGCAGCGGGCCGAGTGCGCTCGTCGCGGGCGCGGGCTCCGGGCGGCGCGCCAGCCGGGGGCGGACCAGCCACAGCCAGAGCACCACCAGCAGGGCCGCACCCACGGCGAACGGCAGCACCGCGGCGACCGCCATGACGATCCACCGCAGCATCGTCACGAAGGCGTCCCAGCCGCCCGTCAGCGCATCCGCGACCCCGGGGTCGTCGTCCTCGGCCGTCGCCTTCTTCACCGGAGTCTCGGACAGGGAGAGGGTGATGGTGGCGAGGCTCGTACGGTCCTTCAGGGAGGCCTGCTGGGCCAGCAGCGACTCCAGGTCCGCCTGGCGGGCGCTCAGCTCGCCCTCCAGCGTCACCACGTCGCTCAACTTGGTGGCCTGGTCCATCAGCTCACGGATCCGGATCACGCTGGCCCGCTGCGTCTTGATGCGGCTCTCCACGTCGACGACCTGGTCGGTGACGTCCTGCGCCTTGGCGGTGCGGTCCAGCAGCTTGCCCGTGCCCTCCAGGTCGGCGAGGACGTCCGCGTAGGAGTCCACGGGCACGCGCAGGACGACCCGGGTGCGCTCATTGCCCTTCTCGTCGCGCGTGGTCGTCTCGTTGCCGACGTAGCCGCCCGCGTTCTCGATGGTCGTACGGGCCTCGTCGAGGGCCTTCGGTACGTCCTTGACCTGCACGGTCAGCGAGGCCGTGCGGATGATGTGGCTCGCGGTGATTTTGGGTGGGGCGTCCGCCTTCTCGGCTCCCGAGTCGCCGGCGGCCGGGCCCGCGGCGCTGTCCGCCTGGGACTTGGCGGCCTCATTGCTGCCGGCGGAGTCACTGGAGGCGGCGCCGCCGGTGCATCCGGTCAGCGCCAGGGCTGCCGCCAGCAGGAGGCCGGCGACGGCATGGACAGGTCGTACGGAACGTCGTGCGCGCATGGTGGCATTACCCCCGAGGGTCGTGACGACTGATGCTTCTTCGACGCCGGGAGGGGCCCGGACGTTGGCCCGCGACGGTTCCGATGCGGTCACGGTCGGGACTCGGGGCGGGCACACGGCGGTCCGGCGCCGAAGGCCGAACGGCCCTGGCGGAACTGTCAGTGGCGTTTGAGAGAGTGGGATCATGCACGCAGCGGACACTCCAGCGGAACACGGACAGGTCGTCGTCATCGGAGCCGGGATCGCCGGACTCGCGGCGGCCCACCGGCTGCTGGGCGGCAGCGGCAGACGCGTGACCGTGCTGGAGGCCTCGGACCGCATCGGCGGCAAGCTGCTGCCCGGCGAGATCGCGGGCGTCCGCGTGGACCTCGGCGCCGAGTCGATGCTGGCGCGCCGCCCCGAGGCCGTCGCTCTCGCCCGCGAGGTCGGCCTCGCCGAGCGCCTTCAGCCGCCGGCCACCGCGACCGCCTCTCTGTGGACCCGTGGCGCCCTGCGCCCTATGCCCAAGGGCCATGTCATGGGGGTGCCCGGCACCGCCTCCGCACTGGCCGGCGTCCTGTCCGAGGAGGGCCTCGCCCGGATCGAGCGCGACGCCGAGCTGCCTCGCACCGAGGTGGGCGACGACGTGGCGGTCGGGGCGTATGTGGCGGAGCGGCTGGGCCACGAGGTCGTCGATCGGCTGGTCGAGCCGCTGCTGGGCGGGGTGTACGCGGGCGACGCCTACCGCATCTCGATGCGCTCGGCCGTCCCGCAGCTCTTCCAGGCCGCGCAGACCCATGACTCCCTGACGGAGGCGGTCCGCGAGATCCAGGCCAAGGCGACCGCCAACCAGCAGACCGGCCCGGTGTTCATGGGCATCGAGGGCGGCATCGGCACACTTCCGCTCGCCGTCGCTCAGTCGGTGCAGGCCAGGGGCGGCGAGATCGTCACCGGCGCGCGGGTCACCGAACTGCGCCGCGCGGAGTCGGGCTGGCGGGTCGTCACCGGCGACCGGACGCTGCACGCGGACGCCGTCGTCATCGCCGTACCCGCGCGTGCCGCCGCCGAGCTGCTGCGCGCCGAAGCCCCCGCTGCCGCCACGGAACTGGCCGCCGTCGAGTACGCCTCGATGGCCCTGGTCACCCTCGCCTACCGCCGCGCCGACACCGCGCTCCCCGAAGGCAGCGGCTTCCTGGTGCCGCCCGTCGACGGCCGCACCATCAAGGCCTCGACCTTCGCCTCCCAGAAGTGGGGCTGGATCGCCGACGAAGACCCGGACCTGCTGGTGCTGCGCACCTCGGTCGGGCGGTACGGCGAGACGGAGATCCTTCAGCGGGACGACGCCGGCCTCGTCGAGGTCTCCCGGCACGACCTCGAGGCGGCGACCGGCCTGGCCGCCACCCCGGTAGCCACCCGCGTCACCCGCTGGACCGACGGACTGCCCCAGTACCCCGTCGGCCACCACGCGCGCGTGGCCCGCATCCGCGAGCACATCGGCAAGGTGCCGGGCCTGGCCGTGTGCGGCGCGGCCTACGACGGGGTGGGCATCCCGGCGTGCATCGCGAGCGCGTACGCGGCCGTCGACCAGATCCACGGTGACCTGCGCGCTGTGCAGGAGCTCACCGCCCACCCGGTGCAGAGTCTGCACGGAGGAGCAGGAGAATAAGGACCATGAGTGACGACGCCCCCACCACCGAGTCCGGCAGGATCCCGAACAAGGGCAAGCTGGCCAAGGACCTCAACGAGGTCATCCGCTACACCCTCTGGTCCGTCTTCAAGCTGAAGGACGTGCTCCCCGAGGACCGCGCGGGCTACGCCGACGAGGTCCAGGAGCTGTTCGACCAGCTCGCCGCGAAGGACGTGACGATCCGCGGCACGTACGACGTGTCCGGCCTGCGCGCCGACGCCGACGTCATGATCTGGTGGCACGCCGAGACCAGCGACCAGCTGCAGGAGGCGTACAACCTCTTCCGCCGCACCAGGCTCGGCCGCGCGCTGGAGCCGGTCTGGTCGAACATGGCGCTGCACCGCCCCGCCGAGTTCAACCGCGCGCACATCCCGGCGTTCCTCGCCGACGAGACGCCCCGCGACTACGTCAGCGTGTACCCCTTCGTGCGCAGCTACGACTGGTACCTCCTGCCCGACGAGGACCGCCGTCGCATGCTCGCCGACCACGGCAAGATGGCCCGCGGCTACCCGGACGTCCGCGCCAACACGGTCGCCTCCTTCTCGCTGGGCGACTACGAGTGGATCCTCGCCTTCGAGGCGGACGAGCTGTACCGCATCGTGGACCTGATGCGCCACCTGCGCGCGTCGGAGGCAAGGATGCACGTACGCGAGGAGGTCCCGTTCTACACGGGCCGCCGCAAGTCGGTGGCAGATCTCATCGCCGGGCTCGCTTAAGCGCCCTCATTTGGCAGGACGAGGCTCCGGTCGCGGCGCACACGCACTGCGCCGCACCGGAAGCCTCCCCTCCAACAAATACGCATCCACATACGCGTTGACGCACGCATTGGGGCCACCCGCAATCCCATGCGTCCCCGCATCCCGCTCGGTGACCAACACCGAGTCCCAAAGCCGCCGATGCAACTCCAGCGCCCCCTCATAAGGCGCCGCGGCATCCCGCTCGGCGGCCAGAATCAGCGTCGCCGGCAGCTCACCAGGCCCCGTCCGCACATCGACCGCCTGCTGACGCGGCGCGGGCCAGTACGCGCAGGGCAGATTCATCCACACGTTGTCCCACGTCTCGAACGGCGCCACCCGCGCGAGCCGCGTGTTGTCCCGGTCCCACACACTCCACTCGGTGGGCCAGGCCGCGTCATTGCACTCGACGGCCGTGTACACCGCCCGGCTGTTCTCCGCCTCGACGGCCGCCTCCGTCACCGGCGAAGCGATCTCGATCAGCGGCTTCGGGTTGCCCTTGAGATACGCCGACAGCGCCTGCGCCCGGTGCGGCCAGTAGTCGTCGTAGTACCCGGCCTGCAGAAACGCCCCCTGCAACTGCCCGGGACCCACCTTCCCGCCCGCCGGTTCGACGGCGAGCCGCGCCGCCGCCTTCTCATAGCTGCGCAGCACCTTCGCGGGCGTGTCGCCGAGGCCGTACACCTTGTGGTGCTTGGCGATCCACTCCCGCAGGTCCGCCCAACGTCCCTCGAACGCGGCCGACTGGTCGAGGTTGTTGCGGTACCAGATCTGCTCCGGATCGGGATTCACCGCCGCGTCGAACACCATCCGCCGCACGTGCGAGGGGAAGAGCGTCGCGTACAGCGCGCCGTAGTACGTGCCGTACGACGCGCCCATGAACGTCAGCTTCTTCTCGCCCAGCGCGGCCCGCAGGACGTCCAGGTCGCGGGCGTTGTTGAGGGAGTGGTAGTGCCTCAGCGCGCTGCCGGACCGTTTGGCGCAGCCGCGTGCGTACGCCTTCGCCTGCGCGATGCGTTCGCGCTTGTACGACTCCGAAGGGTAGGTGGGCGCCTGCGACGGCCTTTTGAAGAACTTCTTGGGGTCCTGGCAGGACAGCGGCGCGCTGTGGCCCACCCCGCGCGGGGCGTAGCCGACGAGGTCGTAGGCCGCCGCGAGGCGCTTCCACTCGGGCATCAGACCGATCAGCGGGAAGTACATGCCCGAGGCGCCCGGGCCGCCCGGGTTGAAGACCAGGGCGCCCTGCCGCGGCACCCGGCGCTTGCTGTTGTGCGGGTCCTTGTGGGTGGCCCGCACCCGGCTGACCGTCAGCTTGATCTGCTTGCCCTTCGGATTCGCGTAGTCGAGCGGGACGCTCACCGTGCCGCACTGCAGACTGCCGGGCATGTCCTGCTCCTTGGAGCAGGAGCCGAAGACGATGCCGGTCGCCTTCGCGCGCTCGGCGGCCACGGCGGTGCCGCGCAGTTCGGCCAGGCCCGGAACGGCCTCCGCGCTGCCGGCCGGGGTGGCGGTGAGGGTCGTCACGAGCAACGACCCGGCGGCCGAGTAGAGGGCGGGGGCTCTCATCGCGTATCCCTTCGGTGCACGGACGCAACAAAAGGGATGTTTCGTTCGGTCGTTGGCGAAGGCAAGCACCGTCCGCCCGGTGTCGGCGCCAATGCCCCCTGTGCGCCCCCTCCGTGTCAGTCGCGCCAGAGAGGCTCACGCTGCTCGAAGGCCGCCCGCAGATCCGGCTCACCGATCGCGCGGACCCCGCGTACCGCGACCGAGGTGAGGTACGTACGGTCGTCCCCGCCGCCCGTGTGCCGGGCCAGGGTGCCCAGCAGCCGCTGTCCGGCCGGGGAGGCCCAGCGCGAGTACGGGTGGATCTCGACGCGCGCGATGGCCAGACAGCTCAGGGTGAGCGCGAGCGGCAGGCCGAACCAGAGGGCGACCAGATGGCGGGGCATGTCGGCCATGCCCGGCATGAGCAGCGCGGTCGCGCCCAGCGCCAGTACGGCGGCTGCCGCGAGCTGCACCTGGCGGAGTGCGGCCGCTATGCCGGTGCGTGCTCCGTCGGGCACGGCGAGACCGGCCCGGACGAGCCGGTCGGCGAGGCTGCCCACCGCCTCCGCGTCGGCCGCGGCGTCCCGCACCGGCGCGATACGGGACTGACCCTCGGGCCCTATGGCGCCTATGACGGACCGTTCGATGTCGTCCCGGCCGCGCGGGTCGACGACCGTCGCCCAGCCCGTGCGGGCGAGCAGCAGCCGGCGCTGACGGGCCATGGAGACCAGGGTCAGATCGGCGACCCGGCGGGGGCCGCCGGACAGGAACGCGGCCTCGTACAGCGTCAGATCGTGTTCTCGGCCCGCGTTCACATCCACGGCCGCCGCGTGTACGGCGGTCAGGCACAGCCGGGTGCACGCGGTGCCGGCGACGGCCCAGGCCACGAGCAGAAGAAGGACCCAGAACATGGCACCATTCTGCGGCTAAACCGCCGCTGCTCTCGCGGACTTGGTTGCTCGCCGTGGGGGTTCCTCAATTAATGGTTGCGGTTTTGGGTCGTTTGTCAGGACTTACCGGCATTGCTGGGTGGGCGACTGGTGGCGGCCGGCGGGAGGGTGTACGTGGGGGTCGGCACCGGGGACGGGGTGACCGGGATCGCCGGGGAGGGGTCGGTCACCGGGCCGGGCGGCGCCGGGGTGCGGGTGAGCGGGGGAGTGCTGCCGGCGGCCATGTCGCGGGCCAGGGCGTCGAAGTCGACGTACCCGGTGGCCTCCAGGACCTTGATGTGGTCCAGCACCGTGGTGTTGGCGTCCTCGGCGAGTTCGCGCACCAGGGTGTTGCGGGTGCTCGCGCGGACCTGGGCGACCACCGAGAACACCTTGCCGTGCGCCACCCGAAGGATGTTGGCGAACTCCCACTCGTACTCGGCGCCCTGGGTCGAGTTCAGGGTGTCGAGCCACTGTCGCTGCTGCTCGTTCGGTTCGTTGGGCAGGGTGAGCGAGAGCTTCGCGGCTACGTCACGGACCCGTTCGTCCAGGAACATATGCCCCTCGACGAGATGCTCGCCCGCCGTCTTCACGGCCGCCGTGGTGCCCTTCTGCTGGGCCTGCTGACCGGCCGGCAGCTCCCAGAGCCCTGCCAGCCGGACCTTGGTGA of the Streptomyces sp. NBC_00287 genome contains:
- the hemQ gene encoding hydrogen peroxide-dependent heme synthase; the encoded protein is MSDDAPTTESGRIPNKGKLAKDLNEVIRYTLWSVFKLKDVLPEDRAGYADEVQELFDQLAAKDVTIRGTYDVSGLRADADVMIWWHAETSDQLQEAYNLFRRTRLGRALEPVWSNMALHRPAEFNRAHIPAFLADETPRDYVSVYPFVRSYDWYLLPDEDRRRMLADHGKMARGYPDVRANTVASFSLGDYEWILAFEADELYRIVDLMRHLRASEARMHVREEVPFYTGRRKSVADLIAGLA
- a CDS encoding TIGR04222 domain-containing membrane protein, which codes for MFWVLLLLVAWAVAGTACTRLCLTAVHAAAVDVNAGREHDLTLYEAAFLSGGPRRVADLTLVSMARQRRLLLARTGWATVVDPRGRDDIERSVIGAIGPEGQSRIAPVRDAAADAEAVGSLADRLVRAGLAVPDGARTGIAAALRQVQLAAAAVLALGATALLMPGMADMPRHLVALWFGLPLALTLSCLAIARVEIHPYSRWASPAGQRLLGTLARHTGGGDDRTYLTSVAVRGVRAIGEPDLRAAFEQREPLWRD
- a CDS encoding FAD-dependent oxidoreductase, producing MNMSLGRGTRERLVVIGGDAAGMSAASQARRMKSADELEIVAFERGHFSSYSACGIPYWVGGEVSERDELIARTPEEHRARDIDLRMRTEVMEIDVAGQRVRARDVDSGAESWTSYDKLVIATGARPIRPDMPGVDAPGVHGVQTLDDGQALLDTLARTRGRRAVVVGAGYIGVEMAEALINRGYEVTVVNRGSEPMSTLDPDMGRLVHEAMTGLGITMVDDAEVTKVLTGDDGRVRAVATEDAEYPADVVVLGIGVRPETTLARVAGLPLGRHQGLLTDLGMRVRGHENIWAGGDCVEVLDLVSGQERHIALGTHANKHGQVIGTNVGGGYATFPGVVGTAVSKVCDLEIARTGLREKDARRAGLQYVTATIESTSRAGYYPGASAMTVKMLAERRTGRLLGVQIVGREGAGKRVDIAAVALTAGMTVDRMTSLDLGYAPPFSPVWDPVLVAARKATKAVLKGS
- the hemG gene encoding protoporphyrinogen oxidase — encoded protein: MHAADTPAEHGQVVVIGAGIAGLAAAHRLLGGSGRRVTVLEASDRIGGKLLPGEIAGVRVDLGAESMLARRPEAVALAREVGLAERLQPPATATASLWTRGALRPMPKGHVMGVPGTASALAGVLSEEGLARIERDAELPRTEVGDDVAVGAYVAERLGHEVVDRLVEPLLGGVYAGDAYRISMRSAVPQLFQAAQTHDSLTEAVREIQAKATANQQTGPVFMGIEGGIGTLPLAVAQSVQARGGEIVTGARVTELRRAESGWRVVTGDRTLHADAVVIAVPARAAAELLRAEAPAAATELAAVEYASMALVTLAYRRADTALPEGSGFLVPPVDGRTIKASTFASQKWGWIADEDPDLLVLRTSVGRYGETEILQRDDAGLVEVSRHDLEAATGLAATPVATRVTRWTDGLPQYPVGHHARVARIREHIGKVPGLAVCGAAYDGVGIPACIASAYAAVDQIHGDLRAVQELTAHPVQSLHGGAGE
- a CDS encoding alpha/beta hydrolase, with amino-acid sequence MRAPALYSAAGSLLVTTLTATPAGSAEAVPGLAELRGTAVAAERAKATGIVFGSCSKEQDMPGSLQCGTVSVPLDYANPKGKQIKLTVSRVRATHKDPHNSKRRVPRQGALVFNPGGPGASGMYFPLIGLMPEWKRLAAAYDLVGYAPRGVGHSAPLSCQDPKKFFKRPSQAPTYPSESYKRERIAQAKAYARGCAKRSGSALRHYHSLNNARDLDVLRAALGEKKLTFMGASYGTYYGALYATLFPSHVRRMVFDAAVNPDPEQIWYRNNLDQSAAFEGRWADLREWIAKHHKVYGLGDTPAKVLRSYEKAAARLAVEPAGGKVGPGQLQGAFLQAGYYDDYWPHRAQALSAYLKGNPKPLIEIASPVTEAAVEAENSRAVYTAVECNDAAWPTEWSVWDRDNTRLARVAPFETWDNVWMNLPCAYWPAPRQQAVDVRTGPGELPATLILAAERDAAAPYEGALELHRRLWDSVLVTERDAGTHGIAGGPNACVNAYVDAYLLEGRLPVRRSACAPRPEPRPAK
- a CDS encoding DUF4349 domain-containing protein, with the translated sequence MRARRSVRPVHAVAGLLLAAALALTGCTGGAASSDSAGSNEAAKSQADSAAGPAAGDSGAEKADAPPKITASHIIRTASLTVQVKDVPKALDEARTTIENAGGYVGNETTTRDEKGNERTRVVLRVPVDSYADVLADLEGTGKLLDRTAKAQDVTDQVVDVESRIKTQRASVIRIRELMDQATKLSDVVTLEGELSARQADLESLLAQQASLKDRTSLATITLSLSETPVKKATAEDDDPGVADALTGGWDAFVTMLRWIVMAVAAVLPFAVGAALLVVLWLWLVRPRLARRPEPAPATSALGPLPTARQAPQPTREED
- a CDS encoding rhomboid family intramembrane serine protease is translated as MVIPVHDVNPARSTPWVTYGLIAANVLVFLAMPGTVGVPGASRLAQTCELHAFLDHYAAVPRELIHDQMPGLVPTGDVAVGPQGPGCVVGEPGYDKSPLLSVFTAMFLHGGWLHLLGNMLFLLIFGNNIEDRMGHVRYFLFYVVCGYAAGYGFALLNDDSGDPLIGASGAIAGVLGAYLVLYPKARVWVLVPFLIFLPLRLPAWLVLGFWFGLQAVYSSGEGISDAGTVAYTAHVVGFIAGMLLAWPLKPGTPPPPEPRGLLFGRRARPRETW
- a CDS encoding DUF4142 domain-containing protein, with product MRPRSPVPGRGILSGTGLIITGLTATLVALIVPIWSYADRSGTGLDVLNSETVSTQYGPLSGLDREFITKVRLAGLWELPAGQQAQQKGTTAAVKTAGEHLVEGHMFLDERVRDVAAKLSLTLPNEPNEQQRQWLDTLNSTQGAEYEWEFANILRVAHGKVFSVVAQVRASTRNTLVRELAEDANTTVLDHIKVLEATGYVDFDALARDMAAGSTPPLTRTPAPPGPVTDPSPAIPVTPSPVPTPTYTLPPAATSRPPSNAGKS